One Plasmodium cynomolgi strain B DNA, chromosome 12, whole genome shotgun sequence genomic region harbors:
- a CDS encoding hypothetical protein (putative), with translation MEEERDDLAAMMSMMEDASEQSMKMSFFDDGQSMESKRERDKEDEEDPPGASNEEIKNQPKLHHVTINNEDEAVMSVDLRKKKRMNSDDVYYSIKLPKFIGVCPDIGKLDRGIRGEGVHSGETKGAKRVVDVTHLADARNVIDLEGEGRHPHMAKNQKAVISWQFDVDAYNRKKWKKDSHTMKEEEIKKEKQQYVQREDPHRRDEVLEGHSDGSDLPYLTDDDLSDFSNVDELYEAYQVTHNCDDLMSLPSDDPNEKTTILCRNMEFLETNSFIVEYEDGKLIFFINEKPYLLETDQETNYLIELSEMSIMPIHCILEKKIFLKSITREEQGGSQGSASPGMVDVYYSLHG, from the exons atggaggaagagaGAGATGACCTCGCCGCGATGATGAGCATGATG GAGGACGCCTCTGAACAGAGTATGAAAATGTCCTTCTTCGATGACGGGCAGTCGATGGAGTCCAAGAGGGAGAGGGATaaggaggatgaggaggaccCCCCAGGTGCCAgtaatgaagaaataaagaacCAACCTAAACTACACCATGTGACCATTAACAATGAGGACGAAGCAGTTATGTCCGTAGAtctgaggaagaaaaaaaggatgaattcTGACGATGTATACTACTCTATTAAGCTGCCCAAGTTTATAGGTGTGTGTCCCGATATAGGGAAGCTCGATCGGGGGATACGCGGTGAAGGGGTACACTCCGGTGAAACGAAAGGAGCTAAACGCGTGGTAGATGTAACCCACTTGGCGGACGCGCGCAATGTAATTGATCTCGAAGGGGAGGGACGTCATCCCCATATGGCAAAAAACCAAAAAGCGGTCATTTCATGGCAATTTGATGTAGACGCATAtaacaggaaaaaatggaaaaaggatTCACATACgatgaaggaggaagagatcaagaaagaaaaacaacaatATGTGCAGAGGGAGGATCCACACAGACGTGATGAAGTGCTAGAAGGTCACTCGGATGGAAGCGACTTGCCTTATTTGACAGATGACGACCTGTCCGACTTTTCCAATGTCGATGAGCTTTACGAAGCCTACCAGGTGACTCACAACTGTGATGACCTGATGAGCTTGCCATCTGATGACCCAAATGAAAAGACAACCATTTTGTGTCGAAACATGGAGTTCCTGGAAACGAATTCTTTCATTGTCGAGTATGAGGATggcaaattaattttttttattaatgaaaaGCCATACCTTTTGGAGACCGACCAGGAGACCAATTATCTAATCGAACTGTCCGAGATGAGCATCATGCCTATCCACTGCAttctggagaaaaaaattttcctcaaGTCGATCACTCGGGAGGAACAGGGGGGTTCTCAGGGGAGTGCCTCGCCGGGGATGGTCGACGTATATTACTCGCTGCACGGGTGA
- a CDS encoding glutaminyl-tRNA synthetase (putative), whose protein sequence is MENVEKIYIRNKADLSDNFFYFYNWEEDMNSFASTNFIQQIIEDDLKKKKHSCVITRFPPEPNGYLHLGHAKSICLNFGLSEKYGGRTHLRFDDTNPVTEEVRYIESIKEDVKWLGFDWKEHLYFASDYFDQLYEWAIQLIEQGDAYVDDQSIEEIRENRGSLKQPGVNSPYRDRSVEENLTLFRKMKLGEFAEGERVLRAKIDMASGNINLRDPILYRIMHKTHPKSGNKWVIYPMYDFAHGQSDSIERITHSICTLEFETHRPLYEWFQEKLGIFRTRQIEFARLNLTYMVMSKRKLLTLVNEQYVDGWDDPRMPTISGMRRRGYSPEAIKDFCGKVGVAKRENIISYDLLELCAREDMNKKAKRLFAILKPLKVVITNFVQNNDELHELTALNHPKNEGMGQRTLKFEEEIYIDEEDFLENPSEHFYRLAPNRTVRLRYAFCITCNEVVRDEATNRVVELRCTYDPESKSAANVTQGGVTQGGVGASQGGVTASQGGVSANQTAVTANQPGGESLKKIKSTIHWVAKSNAQSAQFRIYDKLFTKPNPESNDDDENVEKLMENYVLQVDKQNGFSEEEGNPPVEEQNQANGNNLGWRKYINKNSLQVHQGIVEKYACSCTVGEPIQFERIGFFTKDRDSTEECPVFNLTVALLENSAMKKKKEDLIKKELDRLKREKAASERRLKREERKLREQRKLEQAAMGKGDAGEVSGANGVSSARGATGS, encoded by the exons atGGAGAATGTAGAGAAGATATACATCCGGAACAAAGCCGACCTGTCGGATAACTTCTTTTACTTCTACAACTGG GAAGAAGATATGAATTCCTTTGCCAGCACAAATTTTATACAACAAATTATTGAAGacgatttgaagaaaaaaaaacatagctGTGTTATCACAAGATTTCCACCTGAACCGAATGGTTACCTTCACCTGGGTCATGCAAAAAgtatttgtttaaatttcGGTCTGTCTGAGAAATATGGAGGGAGAACACATTTACGATTTGATGATACGAATCCAGTGACAGAGGAGGTACGGTATATAGAGTCCATTAAGGAGGATGTAAAATGGTTAGGGTTCGATTGGAAAGAGCACTTGTACTTTGCTTCGGATTACTTCGACCAATTGTACGAATGGGCTATCCAACTAATAGAACAGGGAGATGCATACGTGGATGATCAATCAATTGAAGAGATAAGGGAAAATCGAGGGAGTTTAAAACAACCTGGTGTTAACTCTCCTTATCGAGATAGAAgtgttgaagaaaatttgacTCTTTTTAGGAAAATGAAACTAGGAGAGTTTGCAGAAGGAGAGAGAGTACTTAGAGCTAAGATAGACATGGCATCAGGGAACATAAATTTAAGAGATCCTATTCTTTATCGAATTATGCATAAGACGCACCCGAAGAGTGGAAACAAATGGGTTATCTATCCAATGTATGACTTTGCACATGGACAGTCAGACTCTATCGAAAGAATAACCCACTCGATATGCACTCTCGAGTTTGAAACACATAGACCGTTGTATGAATGGTTTCAGGAAAAACTTGGGATATTTAGGACAAGACAAATTGAGTTTGCTCGACTAAATCTAACCTACATGGTCATGAGCAAAAGGAAGCTACTAACGCTAGTGAATGAACAGTATGTGGATGGATGGGATGATCCAAGGATGCCAACCATCTCAGGGATGAGAAGGAGAGGATACAGTCCAGAAGCCATCAAAGATTTCTGTGGTAAAGTTGGAGTAGCAAAGAGAGAAAATATTATCTCCTATGATTTATTAGAATTGTGTGCAAGGGAGGATATgaataaaaaggcaaagagaCTGTTCGCTATTTTGAAACCACTTAAAGTGGTTATAACCAATTTTGTTCAGAACAACGATGAGTTACATGAGCTGACTGCTTTGAACCATCCGAAGAATGAAGGCATGGGACAAAGGACgttaaaatttgaagaagagaTTTATATCGATGAGGAGGACTTCCTGGAGAACCCATCCGAGCATTTCTATCGACTGGCTCCCAACAGGACAGTCCGGCTGAGGTACGCCTTCTGCATTACGTGCAACGAAGTTGTCAGGGATGAGGCCACCAACCGGGTGGTCGAGCTGAGGTGCACCTACGACCCGGAGAGCAAGAGCGCCGCGAACGTCACGCAGGGTGGCGTCACGCAGGGCGGCGTGGGTGCCAGTCAGGGCGGCGTCACTGCCAGTCAGGGCGGCGTGAGTGCCAACCAAACCGCCGTCACTGCCAACCAACCCGGCGGGGAaagcttgaaaaaaataaaatcgacCATCCACTGGGTAGCCAAGTCAAATGCCCAAAGCGCGCAGTTCAGAATCTACGACAAGCTGTTCACCAAGCCGAATCCTGAATCgaatgatgatgatgagaaTGTGGAGAAACTCATGGAGAATTATGTATTACAGGTGGACAAGCAAAACGGCTTCTCGGAAGAGGAGGGGAATCCTCCCGTGGAAGAACAGAACCAAGCGAATGGAAACAATTTGGGGTGGAGAAAatacattaacaaaaattctTTGCAGGTCCACCAGGGTATCGTGGAGAAGTATGCATGCAGCTGTACTGTGGGAGAACCTATTCAGTTCGAACGTATCGGATTTTTCACCAAGGATAGAGATTCCACGGAGGAGTGCCCTGTCTTCAACTTGACCGTTGCGCTGTTGGAGAACAGTgcgatgaagaagaagaaggaggatcTGATAAAGAAGGAGCTGGACCGTTTGAAGCGGGAGAAAGCCGCTTCCGAGCGCCGCCTCAAGCGGGAGGAGCGCAAGCTGCGCGAGCAGCGCAAGTTGGAGCAGGCTGCTATGGGCAAGGGCGATGCGGGCGAAGTTAGTGGTGCCAACGGTGTAAGCAGTGCCAGGGGAGCGACCGGCAGTTAG
- a CDS encoding hypothetical protein (putative) — MAAKEEDGGGGGEQKGKFVYRSFDEFYKYKRYFEEHEVEVKRDAMKSLRKCGGSGVSGGNGVSGGNDVSGGNDTRAHNDVHPPNNAHAANAQGDRGDHRYSYIKLKTERQGTVKQLKEYFQKMQQDHVQKRNNEMLLKRDKKGATTVADKGNERVVNSGNTLLEKMEHEKRCYPPEHDLHTTLYPCAGGGEASHATIGAVSG; from the coding sequence atggctgcgaaggaggaggatggaggaggaggaggagagcaGAAGGGGAAATTCGTGTACAGGTCCTTTGACGagttttacaaatataaaagataTTTTGAGGAACACGAGGTGGAGGTGAAGAGGGACGCGATGAAGTCACTCCGCAAGTGTGGCGGGAGTGGTGTAAGCGGTGGCAATGGTGTAAGCGGCGGCAATGACGTAAGCGGTGGCAATGACACACGTGCTCATAACGATGTGCACCCGCCTAACAACGCGCACGCTGCTAACGCGCAGGGAGACCGCGGAGATCACCGGTACTCGTACATCAAACTCAAAACGGAGAGACAAGGCACCGTCAAACAGCTGAAGGAGTACTTCCAGAAAATGCAGCAGGACCATGTGCAAAAGAGAAACAACGAGATGCTTCTGAAGAGAGACAAGAAGGGCGCCACAACAGTTGCCGACAAAGGGAACGAACGTGTAGTGAATAGCGGCAAcacccttttggaaaaaatggaacacgAGAAGAGGTGCTACCCCCCTGAGCATGACCTTCACACGACGCTTTACCCCTGTGCTGGCGGAGGAGAAGCGAGTCATGCCACGATCGGCGCCGTTAGCGGA
- a CDS encoding microsomal signal peptidase 21 kDa subunit (putative) yields MEFLKEQYNAIALEFKKNFRNPRDGICHVLNVVCLLLNALMIWKVLVVLTGCESPVVVVLSGSMEPGYFRGDTLALWHPPNIHAGDVVVYQINGRDIPIVHRILNIHISKDNKFHLLSKGDNNNIDDRGLYEPNQYWLENEHVLGLSVGYAPYIGMLTIWVNEYPVMKWGIVSLMLFMILLGYE; encoded by the exons ATGGAATTCTTAAAGGAGCAGTACAACGCCATTGCGCTAGAATTTAAGAAGAACTTCAGAAACCCCCGAGATGGCATATGCCACGTGCTGAACGTAGTGTGTTTGCTGTTGAATGCCTTGATGATTTGGAAGGTGCTTGTCGTGCTCACAG GCTGCGAATCCCCAGTTGTGGTTGTCCTGAGTGGCAGTATGGAACCAGGCTACTTCAGAGGAGACACCTTGGCACTGTGGCACCCGCCGAACATCCATGCAGGTGACGTCGTGGTGTACCAAATAAATGGAAGAGACATCCCCATTGTGCATAGGATATTAAACATTCACATATCGAAGGACAACAAATTTCATTTGCTATCAAAAGGGGACAATAACAACATTGACGACAGAGGGCTCTATGAGCCCAACCAGTATTGGCTAGAAAACGAACATGTGCTTGGTCTCTCAGTTGGATATGCGCCATACATCGGAATGCTAACCATATGGGTTAATGAATACCCAGTCATGAAGTGGGGAATTGTATCGCTCATGCTGTTTATGATATTGCTTGGGTACGAGTGA
- a CDS encoding hypothetical protein (putative): protein MNNWHLFILLAILTRWGSNLHWGCIAENDHDKTESAVSSSGILKNVVKHSPKVSSKEITDSEIRIVKMAHEEENRRMEKMGKCAKDYTLPCPKFWKKKIMNKSENICIASSSYNGFCNPRQSFENFTQSEKMKFETSCNVEWGCKNVVADACESGKRNYNEPCPEGFISQNDNTCVADLTVYDGLCNGEKIDFTHLTSEEKQNWSVACEAYWPCYVDCSLNNKALSVCPSKWKQINSHECIPPPSYNGPCKDTKNFKFFNELMKTKFEEKCKVTFACTDLCEKNYQQECPLHWMKKNGYCLAPPSFNMCDRKAYSYSNQTQDEKKQFEEDCSVQWPCRKSPFCDMDWTAECPLNWVKEAPRQGADQQSGNQEGGDKYICTADPSLYSGKCAFISLPNGADEETKRELAST, encoded by the coding sequence atgaataattggCATCTTTTCATCCTGCTGGCAATATTGACAAGGTGGGGGAGCAACCTCCATTGGGGCTGCATTGCTGAGAATGATCACGACAAAACGGAGAGCGCGGTAAGCTCAAGTgggatattaaaaaatgtcgTGAAGCATTCCCCCAAAGTGAGTTCCAAAGAAATTACGGACAGCGAAATACGGATAGTCAAAATGGCACACGAAGAGGAAAACAgaaggatggaaaaaatgggaaagtgTGCAAAAGATTATACATTACCTTGcccaaaattttggaaaaaaaaaattatgaacaagtcagaaaatatttgcatAGCTAGCTCGTCATACAACGGATTTTGTAACCCTCGTCAATcctttgaaaattttacacaaagtgaaaaaatgaaatttgaaACGAGTTGCAATGTAGAATggggatgcaaaaatgtCGTAGCGGATGCATGCGAAAGtgggaaaagaaattacaaCGAACCATGTCCTGAGGGATTCATTTCCCAAAATGATAACACTTGCGTGGCTGACCTGACCGTGTATGATGGCCTCTGCAATGGCGAAAAGATTGACTTTACCCATCTCACGAGtgaggagaaacaaaattggAGTGTTGCCTGTGAAGCGTATTGGCCTTGTTACGTGGATTGCTCTCTAAACAACAAAGCACTCTCCGTGTGTCCTTCCAAATGGAAGCAAATAAATTCACACGAGTGTATTCCACCTCCTAGTTACAACGGGCCATGCAaagacacaaaaaattttaaatttttcaatgaACTGATGAAAACCaaatttgaggaaaaatgcaaagttaCTTTTGCGTGCACAGatttgtgtgaaaaaaattatcagcAGGAGTGCCCCTTACAttggatgaagaaaaatggctACTGTTTAGCTCCTCCGTCTTTCAACATGTGCGACAGGAAAGCATACTCCTATAGTAACCAAACGCAGgatgagaagaagcagttCGAGGAGGACTGCTCAGTTCAGTGGCCCTGTCGAAAGAGCCCCTTTTGTGACATGGATTGGACCGCTGAGTGTCCCCTCAACTGGGTGAAGGAGGCACCCCGGCAAGGCGCTGACCAGCAAAGCGGCAACCAGGAGGGGGGCGACAAATACATCTGCACTGCTGATCCATCCCTGTACAGCGGGAAGTGTGCGTTTATTTCCCTCCCGAATGGAGCTGATGAAGAGACCAAGCGGGAGTTGGCTTCCAC
- a CDS encoding tyrosine phosphatase (putative), with product MSVKNKCMLVYNVACCSLWLSVLFVSLQYVINKEKYPQNSFWPNNKQLITGTQSLAVLEILFTLFGLINSVIGIVTTQVCSRLFVVYLVFNYLPENNQWIFSCLIAWAIIDIIRYLFYSLNLLNVHVNLLASLRNKLPLILYPIGITSEVVCTIASLKNIHSTPFLRAYPYSMPNNLNFQIDIYYFCIFVLILYIPGSIFLYASAMRKSKKGSQGTDKKLDRSAKKNI from the exons ATGAGTGTGAAAAACAAGTGCATGCTGGTGTACAACGTGGCGTGCTGCTCCCTCTGGCTTTCTGTCCTCTTCGTATCCTTGCAATATGTTATCAACAAAGAGAAATACCCCCAAAACAGCTTCTGGCCCAACAATAAACAATTAATAACAGGGACGCAGTCGCTGGCCGTTCTGGAGATTCTGTTCACGCTATTCG gccTCATCAACTCAGTGATCGGCATCGTCACCACGCAAGTGTGCAGCCGCCTCTTTGTAGTCTACCTCGTTTTTAATTACCTACCCGAAAACAACCAATGGATCTTCTCCTGTCTAATCGCATGGGCCATCATTGATATTATTCGCTACCTGTTCTACTCTCTCAACCTGCTGAACGTTCATGTCAATTTGCTGGCGTCCCTCCGGAATAAGC TCCCGCTCATATTATACCCAATAGGAATAACGTCCGAAGTTGTGTGCACCATAGCGAGTCTGAAGAACATCCACTCCACACCCTTCCTGAGGGCCTACCCCTACTCCATGCCCAACAATTTAAATTTCCAAATCGACATTTATTACTTTTGTATCTTCGTCCTGATTCTCTACATTCCGGGGAGTATTTTTCTCTACGCCTCCGCCATGAG gaaaagcaaaaagggatCGCAAGGGACGGACAAGAAATTGGATCGAAGTGCGAAGAAGAACATATGA
- a CDS encoding helicase (putative), with the protein MFPPDKSRKEKKPNPFICHRRLGIYKKKIYRRRHQLIYVSLSGRIYTNANYKDAVQLDNRILSELNISKTGAKSSIPDVNLLYSSVNELMNLGADAHLDEKTFEYYCIPQSIISEYNRLGIYELYKEQADCLRNILENEQVEKNVQSKVEDRTPEERTPEKKHSQNVDSFFNAEFFTPLEELKHKDEEKRGREVPPQRGPTDGRGLSPQRGPTNGPGLSPQRGPANGPGLSPQRRPTNAHPCDDKWDTLYENNDTRNNFFYKNFLFNIPTGMGKTIIYDILIIRLVLYKGYRAIVTLPTVSLINEKNDYYEKLLGENTVSLNIKKFNSSNFTGYSYSLSTDIALCTYEQANIILNIIIKNNLKCNYIFIIDEIHYINDMQRGVFIESLLTKIKYIQRNCESVFNIRAYGFSATLSNVDQIGEWLDAKVHVSKEKLQKIKYLYKIESAIYKDIHKKELERTLGAPFYLDPDHLVYLLSEELILQRNVLIFCPTKKKSEQVAHFISNIMPYYLKNRNYKVNREVAERREKLVSELKELSVKIPDVDKLILNGIFFHHSELEKNEKGIVEGAFRSKTLFCLCCTTTLSVGVNLNVHTIIIRSIRLGTAFLTKEQIVQIAGRCGRVKKAHAGRGPAGAVGGPSSAAAACTPVRDYDLDCDGKVLIFLTPCDKTYMEKILKDDVDVCKLKTKLHNFQLCKFILEFIELNLIKTKKDMVDLLVLYTLKFFKVDEKEEKKNRTSSNSAVNCRDLIMQEVKQTFQYLFENKLIIIPYEKEQCYYYYLFAKIYNVNLYKMEQIFDFHFLCQYINMDTLIKCNLQQKMDIFKKLHRNYKLKEFMNKEKQQSFFSLPFLTILLIFKDTQINTNLFQNLFVQLVKYLFLVNINSKQFDFYVYDILRDDDVIACTEVSPYVHPICNALDFIFNFSFIQYVYVKGFPTDVLLMIFVFCINSEISLKIHFDVYEEMLTSSSGPEGGDVRKIFHYFDLSMDKLKRFKANGNDDLCAQCAKDILRGEINIDEICENFEWVKIKRFYFSLIVYDLFREDIYTVGRKYRLKMKEIKKLYVKCCHNLAFNCKVLRNFKNSLDIFCIVLDNLLLKMKSKNLAFIF; encoded by the exons ATGTTCCCACCCGACAAGAGcagaaaggagaagaagccaaACCCGTTCATCTGCCATAGAAG ATTAGGaatttacaagaaaaaaatttaccggCGAAGGCACCAGTTGATTTACGTGTCCTTGTCTGGCCGTATTTACACCAAC GCGAACTACAAAGACGCCGTGCAACTGGACAACCGCATCCTCAGCGAGCTGAACATATCAA agaCAGGCGCCAAGTCGAGCATACCCGACGTGAATCTCCTGTACAGTAGCGTCAATGAGCTGATGAACCTCGGCGCGGATGCCCATTTGGATGAAAAGACGTTCGAGTATTATTGCATCCCGCAATCCATCATAAG CGAGTACAACCGGCTAGGCATCTACGAGCTGTACAAGGAGCAGGCGGACTGCTTGAGGAACATCCTTGAGAACGAGCAAGTCGAAAAGAATGTGCAAAGTAAGGTAGAGGACAGAACGCCGGAGGAAAGAACCCCTGAGAAAAAACATTCCCAAAACGTAGACTCCTTTTTCAACGCGGAATTCTTCACCCCCCTGGAGGAATTGAAACacaaggatgaagaaaaaagagggcgCGAGGTACCCCCACAGAGGGGGCCAACGGATGGACGAGGACTATCCCCACAGAGGGGGCCAACGAATGGACCAGGACTATCCCCACAGAGGGGGCCAGCGAATGGACCAGGACTATCCCCACAGAGGAGACCAACAAACGCGCACCCCTGTGACGACAAATGGGACACACTATACGAGAACAATGACACAAGGAACAACTTTTTCTACAAAAATTTCCTGTTCAACATCCCAACAGGAATGGGAAAGACCATAATATACGACATTTTAATCATACGATTGGTCCTTTACAAGGGGTACAGAGCTATAGTAACCCTCCCCACGGTGTCActcattaatgaaaaaaatgattactaCGAGAAGCTGCTCGGAGAAAACACCGTGTcgttaaatataaaaaaatttaacagcTCCAATTTTACTGGGTACTCATACAGCCTATCCACCGACATTGCCCTCTGCACGTATGAACAGGCCAACATCATACTCaacattattataaaaaataacttaaagtgcaattatattttcatcattgACGAAATTCACTACATTAATGATATGCAGAGGGGGGTTTTCATCGAGTCTTTGCTCACGAAAATTAAGTACATCCAGCGGAACTGCGAGAGTGTCTTTAACATCCGGGCTTATGGCTTTTCCGCGACGTTGTCGAATGTGGACCAG ATCGGCGAATGGCTGGACGCCAAGGTGCACGTGAGCAAGGAGAAGCTGCAGAAGATAAAGTACCTGTACAAGATAGAGAGCGCGATATACAAAGACATACACAAGAAGGAGCTGGAGAGGACGCTGGGAGCGCCGTTCTACCTGGACCCGGACCATCTGGTGTACCTGCTGAGCGAGGAACTCATTCTGCAGAGAAACGTTCTGATCTTTTGCccaacgaagaagaaaagcgaACAGGTGGCGCATTTTATAAGCAACATTATGCCATACTATTTGAAAAACAGGAATTACAAGGTGAATAGGGAGGTGGCTGaaaggagggagaagctTGTGAGCGAACTGAAGGAGCTGAGCGTAAAGATTCCGGACGTGGATAAGTTAATCCTCAATGGGATATTCTTTCACCACTCGGAGCTGGAGAAGAACGAGAAAGGAATAGTGGAAGGTGCGTTTAGGAGCAAGACCCTTTTCTGCCTGTGCTGCACGACGACCCTGTCCGTGGGGGTGAACTTGAACGTGCACACGATAATAATCCGTAGCATACGGCTGGGCACAGCGTTCCTGACGAAGGAGCAGATCGTGCAGATAGCGGGGCGTTGCGGCCGCGTGAAGAAGGCGCACGCGGGGAGGGGCCCCGCTGGGGCGGTAGGCGGTCCGAGCAGCGCG GCCGCCGCGTGCACCCCCGTGAGGGACTACGACCTGGACTGCGACGGGAAGGTCCTGATCTTCCTCACGCCGTGTGATAAGACGTACATGGAAAAAATCCTCAAGGATGACGTAGACGTATGCAAGCTGAAGACAAAGCTGCACAACTTCCAACTGTGCAAATTCATCCTGGAGTTCATCGAACTGAATCTGATCAAGACGAAGAAGGACATGGTAGACCTCCTCGTTCTATACACACTCAAGTTTTTTAAAGTGgacgaaaaagaggaaaagaaaaaccgCACCAGTTCCAACAGCGCGGTTAATTGTAGAGACCTAATCATGCAGGAGGTAAAGCAGACCTTCCAGTATCTCTTCGAGAATAAACTTATTATCATACCCTACGAGAAGGAGCAGTGTTACTACTACTAcctgtttgcaaaaatatacaacGTCAACctgtacaaaatggaacaaattttCGACTTCCATTTCCTATGCCAATACATTAACATGGATACGCTAATTAAATGTAACttacaacaaaaaatggacatatttaaaaaattgcacaggAATTACAAACTGAAGGAATTcatgaataaagaaaaacagcagtcttttttctccctcccctttttaaccaTTTTACTCATTTTCAAGGATACCCAGATTAATACAAATCTgtttcaaaatttatttgttcagctggtgaaatatttatttctcgTTAATATTAACAGCAAGCAATTCGATTTTTACGTATATGACATCTTGCGGGATGATGATGTGATTGCCTGCACGGAGGTTTCTCCGTATGTGCACCCCATTTGCAATGCGCTGGACTTCATTTTCAACTTTTCCTTCATTCAGTACGTGTACGTCAAAG GCTTCCCCACGGACGTCCTGTTGATGATTTTCGTCTTCTGCATCAACTCAGAAATTTCGCTCAAAATCCACTTTGACGTGTACGAGGAGATGCTGACATCTAGCAGTGGCCCCGAGGGCGGGGACGTGCGCAAGATTTTTCACTACTTCGATCTGAGCATGGACAAGCTGAAGCGCTTCAAGGCTAACGGGAACGACGACCTTTGCGCCCAGTGCGCCAAGGACATTCTGCGCGGCGA GATCAACATCGACGAGATCTGCGAGAACTTCGAGTGGGTCAAAATCAAGCGCTTTTACTTTTCCCTCATCGTGTACGACCTGTTCAGGGAGGACATCTATACCGTGGGGCGCAA gtaCAGactcaaaatgaaggaaataaaaaagctgtACGTGAAGTGCTGCCACAACCTGGCCTTCAACTGCAAAGTCTTGCGCAACTTTAAAAATTCCTT GGACATCTTCTGCATCGTCCTGGATAATCTCctcttaaaaatgaagtccAAAAATTtagccttcattttttaa